One window from the genome of Natronomonas pharaonis DSM 2160 encodes:
- the rpsJ gene encoding 30S ribosomal protein S10 encodes MQQARVRLAGTAPEDLDDICDDVREIADKTGVTLSGPVPLPTKTLEIPARKSPDGEGTATWEHWEMRVHKRLIDIDADERALRQLMRIQVPNDVSIEIVLED; translated from the coding sequence ATGCAGCAGGCACGCGTTCGCCTCGCGGGCACGGCCCCGGAAGACCTCGATGACATCTGCGACGATGTCCGAGAGATCGCCGACAAGACCGGCGTGACGCTTTCCGGCCCGGTTCCGCTCCCGACGAAGACGCTGGAGATTCCCGCCCGCAAGTCCCCCGACGGTGAGGGGACCGCGACGTGGGAACACTGGGAGATGCGCGTCCACAAGCGGCTCATCGACATCGACGCCGACGAACGCGCGCTCCGCCAGCTGATGCGGATTCAGGTCCCGAACGACGTCTCAATCGAGATCGTCCTCGAGGACTAA